Proteins from a genomic interval of Prinia subflava isolate CZ2003 ecotype Zambia chromosome W unlocalized genomic scaffold, Cam_Psub_1.2 scaffold_41_NEW, whole genome shotgun sequence:
- the LOC134565237 gene encoding probable ribonuclease ZC3H12B has product MTAWSMVGKLKMEKRHSREDRNVEQDVGECSAESEEWTSSESEPEQPYFRSSTQWREKEVSTKPYWPLCRSPCLDRPSFSESSITQDLKLDECKTNLDKEYQAKMDFALKLGYAGDQIQAVLNKLGADALINDVLAELVRLGNKSESEGQSIASTTTGALVPRGPCPKEIASPELSLEDEVVDNSDNLRPIVIDGSNVAMSHGNKQGFSCRGIQLAVDWFLEKGHKDITVFVPAWRKEQSRPDAPITDQEILHKLEKEKILVFTPSRRVQGRRVVCYDDRFIVKLAFDSDGIIVSNDNYRDLQNEKPEWKKFIEERLLMYSFVNDKFMPPDDPLGRHGPSLENFLRKRPVIPEHKKQPCPYGKKCTYGHKCKYYHPERANQPQRSVADELRISAKLSAVKTMSEGALAKCGTGPSSSKGEISSEVKHIAPKRQSDPSIRSVAVEPVEKLSAARKSEASSVPSLVSALSVPTLPPPKSHAAGALNTRSASSPVPGSSQFIHQKSSLEHMSSLQYPPILVTNSHGTSVSYVGQYPKYESLGDHGYYSLLSDFSNLSISSIRNSDYYGADMDQGMYSRNSSPCPDNCLSHTSNDSYSSYNDLYLGIADASPEDNVKSHRLPSKNRLQPFPHGYHEALNRGQSYRTEEPKQSLRKQSVSHLGLHAQHPIVGARSSCPGEYPVPQNVHPSTVQPSRALVMTRMDSISDSRLYESNPTRQRRPPLCREQHASWDPLPCASDSYTYHSYPLSNNLMQPCYEPVMVRSMPEKMEQLWRNPWIGICGEPQEPHIIPEHQYQTYKNLCNIFPPSVVLSVMEKNPHVTDAQQLAAMIVAKLRTGR; this is encoded by the exons ATGACGGCCTGGTCTATGGTAGGGAAGTTGAAAATGGAGAAGAGGCACTccagagaagacagaaatgtGGAACAAGATGTGGGGGAATGCAGTGCTGAATCTGAGGAATGGACAAGCTCAGAAAGTGAGCCTGAGCAACCATACTTCAGAAGCAGTACTCAGtggagagaaaaggaggtttCCACCAAACCGTATTGGCCACTCTGCCGGTCCCCATGTCTGGATCGCCCAAGTTTTTCAGAGAGCAGTATCACACAAGACTTGAAGTTAGATGAATGCAAAACAAATTTGGACAAGGAATACCAAGCTAAAATGGATTTTGCTTTAAAGCTCGGGTATGCAGGAGATCAGATCCAGGCTGTACTGAATAAGTTGGGAGCAGATGCGCTCATCAATGATGTTCTTGCAGAGCTTGTGAGACTTGGCAACAAAAGTGAATCAGAGGGACAAAGCATTGCCAGCACTACCACTGGTGCTCTGGTGCCAAGAGGCCCTTGCCCAAAGGAAATAGCAAGCCCTGAATTGTCACTGGAAGATGAAGTGGTGGATAACAGTGATAACTTGAGGCCAATTGTCATTGATGGAAGCAATGTTGCTATGAG CCATGGGAACAAACAAGGATTTTCCTGCCGGGGAATTCAACTAGCTGTTGATTGGTTTCTGGAAAAAGGACATAAAGATATCACTGTGTTTGTACCTGCATGGAGAAAAGAACAATCTCGACCTGATGCACCAATTACAG ATCAAGAAATCTTACATAaattggagaaagaaaaaattcttgttTTCACCCCGTCTCGAAGAGTTCAGGGAAGAAGAGTTGTTTGCTATGATGATCGATTCATAGTAAAACTTGCTTTCGACTCAGATGGCATCATTGTGTCAAATGATAACTATCGGgatcttcaaaatgaaaaaccaGAATGGAAGAAGTTCATAGAGGAGCGGCTGCTAATGTATTCTTTTGTGAATGACAA ATTTATGCCTCCAGATGATCCTTTAGGACGCCATGGTCCAAGCCTTGAAAATTTCTTAAGAAAAAGGCCAGTTATTCCTGAACATAAGAAACAACCGTGTCCTTATG GTAAAAAGTGCACCTATGGGCACAAATGTAAATATTACCACCCAGAACGTGCAAACCAGCCTCAAAGGTCAGTAGCGGATGAGCTTCGAATAAGTGCCAAATTATCTGCTGTGAAAACTATGAGTGAGGGAGCCTTGGCCAAATGTGGCACAGGGCCATCCAGCTCCAAAGGAGAAATCAGTTCTGAAGTGAAACACATTGCCCCAAAACGTCAGTCAGATCCAAGCATTAGGTCAGTAGCTGTGGAGCCTGTGGAAAAGTTATCAGCAGCCCGGAAGTCCGAGGCCAGCTCTGTCCCATCTCTGGTTTCTGCATTAAGTGTACCAACGCTCCCTCCACCAAAAAGCCATGCAGCTGGTGCATTAAATACTCGTTCTGCAAGCAGTCCGGTGCCAGGTTCCTCACAGTTCATACATCAGAAATCCTCACTGGAACATATGTCCAGTTTGCAATATCCTCCTATACTAGTCACCAATAGCCATGGCACCTCAGTTAGCTATGTTGGCCAGTATCCCAAATATGAGTCACTGGGGGACCATGGCTATTACTCCTTACTCAGTGATTTCTCCAACTTAAGCATAAGTAGTATCCGTAACTCAGATTATTACGGGGCTGATATGGACCAGGGGATGTATTCTAGAAACTCAAGCCCCTGTCCTGATAATTGCTTAAGCCATACAAGTAATGATTCTTATTCCTCTTACAATGACTTGTATCTGGGTATAGCAGATGCCAGTCCAGAAGACAATGTGAAGAGCCACAGACTGCCATCGAAAAATCGTCTTCAGCCTTTCCCTCATGGTTACCATGAAGCCTTAAATAGAGGTCAGAGTTACAGAACTGAAGAGCCTAAGCAATCCCTTCGGAAACAGTCAGTTTCCCACTTAGGCCTACATGCCCAGCATCCCATTGTTGGAGCACGGTCCAGTTGTCCAGGAGAATACCCTGTGCCTCAAAATGTTCATCCATCAACTGTACAACCAAGCCGTGCCTTGGTGATGACAAGAATGGACAGTATTTCTGACTCACGGCTTTATGAAAGTAACCCTACAAGGCAGAGACGACCACCTCTTTGTCGAGAGCAGCATGCCAGCTGGGATCCATTACCGTGTGCATCAGACTCTTACACTTACCACTCATATCCACTGAGTAACAACCTCATGCAGCCATGTTATGAACCTGTCATGGTAAGA